Proteins from a genomic interval of Verrucomicrobium sp.:
- a CDS encoding DUF5069 domain-containing protein, whose amino-acid sequence MSAYQWTEDFRSVYEKAIAAYREGAREAEAIFDEKDKAFLASIGHTAQEVYDFAEDAVKYGEPDFATAALIAAARRDYFLFVQQGRPAQELRTMEDFPAKEAAIHGIAWLPRLIEKARAKLRGEMPKDLMYGCGGDRRFLKEHDLHPADFLRYVWSAGEDAQKIVAYVEHRRLVSA is encoded by the coding sequence ATGAGCGCCTACCAATGGACCGAAGATTTCCGCAGCGTGTACGAGAAAGCGATTGCCGCCTACCGCGAGGGCGCGCGCGAGGCCGAGGCGATTTTCGACGAAAAGGACAAGGCGTTCCTGGCCTCGATCGGCCACACGGCGCAGGAGGTCTACGACTTTGCCGAGGACGCGGTGAAATACGGGGAGCCGGACTTTGCCACCGCGGCCCTCATCGCGGCGGCCCGGCGCGACTACTTCCTCTTTGTCCAGCAGGGGCGCCCGGCCCAGGAACTCCGCACGATGGAGGATTTCCCGGCCAAGGAGGCGGCGATCCACGGCATCGCCTGGCTGCCACGCCTGATTGAGAAGGCGCGGGCGAAGCTGCGCGGGGAGATGCCGAAGGACTTGATGTATGGCTGCGGCGGCGACCGCCGCTTCCTGAAGGAGCACGACCTGCATCCCGCCGATTTCCTCCGCTACGTCTGGAGCGCCGGTGAGGACGCCCAGAAGATCGTCGCCTACGTGGAGCACCGGCGGCTGGTCAGCGCGTGA
- a CDS encoding 4'-phosphopantetheinyl transferase superfamily protein, which produces MQMNLPESPGSLWKEPASFPPLGEGEVHLWRIDLRRPPEDGLLDAAERERAAGYAAPDARRRFVATRAALRRLLGGYAERPAAALAFGEGPHRKPFLKAGGGLEFNASHTAETALLAFARGRRVGIDLERLDRPGLDLAGISGRFFSPAEAACWKAAGADRPSFFRIWARKEAVLKAEGGGWTAGGRRFSVAAFWPGGQGEKETLFWPPAVAWERGRFALYDVAVGEGFSAALAVADRPPERVLYFRE; this is translated from the coding sequence ATGCAAATGAACCTCCCGGAAAGCCCCGGATCTCTCTGGAAAGAGCCCGCCTCCTTCCCGCCCCTGGGGGAAGGGGAGGTCCACCTTTGGCGGATCGATCTGCGCCGCCCGCCGGAAGACGGCCTCCTGGACGCGGCGGAGCGGGAGCGCGCCGCCGGTTACGCCGCGCCGGACGCCCGCCGCCGCTTCGTCGCCACCCGCGCCGCGCTGCGGCGGCTGCTGGGCGGCTATGCGGAACGGCCCGCCGCCGCGCTCGCCTTCGGGGAAGGCCCCCACCGCAAACCCTTCCTGAAGGCGGGCGGCGGCCTTGAGTTCAACGCCTCCCACACCGCGGAGACGGCGCTGCTGGCCTTCGCGCGCGGTCGGCGCGTCGGGATTGACCTGGAGCGGCTCGACCGCCCCGGCCTGGACCTGGCCGGAATCTCCGGCCGCTTCTTTTCCCCGGCGGAAGCCGCCTGCTGGAAGGCGGCCGGCGCCGACCGGCCTTCCTTCTTCCGCATCTGGGCGCGGAAGGAGGCCGTCCTCAAGGCGGAGGGGGGCGGCTGGACGGCAGGCGGCCGCCGCTTTTCCGTCGCCGCTTTTTGGCCGGGCGGCCAGGGCGAGAAGGAGACCCTTTTTTGGCCCCCGGCGGTGGCGTGGGAGCGGGGGCGCTTCGCCCTGTACGACGTCGCCGTGGGGGAGGGTTTTTCCGCCGCCCTGGCCGTCGCGGACCGCCCCCCGGAACGGGTCCTCTACTTCAGGGAGTAG